From a single Miscanthus floridulus cultivar M001 chromosome 8, ASM1932011v1, whole genome shotgun sequence genomic region:
- the LOC136476173 gene encoding BTB/POZ domain-containing protein POB1-like, translating to MDPDFSPGGGGPSFEFAFNEVNFSDRELRIEVVAGDDDAPGSSGGGAGGGGLADWARHRKRRREELLKEKESTTHMSDQTNCNEVEAEECDAYEENQEEPVAMIEESPPDVGQEGDDGQGIDSSWTVVGTPVLRVKTIYISSAILAAKSPFFFKLFSNGMKESDQRHATLRITDSEETALMELLSFMYSGKLTTTEPTLLLDILMAADKFEVVSCMRYCSQLLTSLPMTTESALLYLDLPCSISMAAAVQPLTDAAKDFLAVKYKDLTKFQDEVMNIPLAGIEAILSSNDLQVASEDTIYDFLLRWARAQYPKSEERREILSSRLLPLVRFSHMTCRKLRKVLTCTDIDHEQATKCVTEALLYKADAPHRQRALAADTITCRKFAERAYKYRPLKVVEFDRPYPQCIAYLDLKREECSRLFPAGRIYSQAFHLAGQGFFLSAHCNMEQQSTFYCFGLFLGMQEKGSMSVTVDYEFAARTRPSGEFVSKYKGNYTFTGGKAVGYRNLFAIPWQTFMADDSLFFIDGMLHLRAELTIKQP from the exons ATGGACCCGGACTTCTCGCCCGGGGGCGGGGGGCCCAGCTTTGAGTTCGCCTTCAACGAGGTCAACTTCTCCGACCGGGAATTGCGGATCGAGGTCGTCGCCGGGGATGACGACGCGCCGGGCTCCAGCGGCGGCGGTGCCGGAGGAGGTGGCCTCGCCGACTGGGCGCGCCACCGCAAGCGCCGCCGCGAGGAGCTCCTCAAGGAGAAAG AATCTACAACTCACATGTCAGACCAAACAAATTGCAATGAAGTCGAAGCAGAAGAGTGTGATGCATATGAAGAAAATCAAGAGGAACCTGTAGCAATGATAGAAGAATCTCCACCCGATGTTGGCCAAGAAG GTGATGATGGGCAAGGTATTGATTCATCTTGGACCGTGGTCGGTACGCCAGTTTTACGAGTCAAGACAATTTATATCAGTTCGGCGATTCTTGCTGCGAAGAGTCCTTTCTTTTTCAAG CTTTTCTCAAACGGCATGAAAGAATCGGATCAGAGACATGCAACCCTTAGAATTACTGACTCAG AGGAAACTGCCCTCATGGAGCTTTTAAGCTTTATGTATAGTGGAAAGTTGACAACTACTGAGCCCACTCTTCTGCTGGATATCTTGATGGCTGCCGACAAATTTGAGGTTGTTTCATGCATGAGGTACTGCAGCCAGTTGCTCACAAGCTTGCCGATGACCACAGAATCTGCACTTCTCTACCTAGATCTTCCCTGCTCAATTTCAATGGCAGCTGCAGTTCAACCACTGACAGATGCAGCTAAGGATTTCCTTGCTGTAAAATACAAGGATTTGACTAA GTTCCAAGATGAAGTGATGAACATCCCTCTTGCTGGAATTGAAGCCATCTTGTCAAGTAATGACCTCCAGGTGGCATCTGAAGATACAATCTATGACTTCTTGCTCAGATGGGCCCGTGCACAATACCCGAAATCAGAAGAGAGACGTGAGATCCTTAGTTCTCGGTTGCTCCCTCTTGTGCGATTCAGTCACATGACATGTAGGAAGCTGCGGAAGGTCCTAACATGCACGGATATAGACCATGAGCAAGCAACCAAGTGTGTCACCGAGGCTCTTCTGTACAAAGCTGATGCACCACACCGGCAACGAGCTCTTGCAGCGGACACAATAACCTGTCGGAAATTCGCTGAGCGGGCTTACAAGTACAGACCACTCAAAGTCGTTGAGTTTGATCGGCCCTACCCACAGTGCATAGCATACTTGGACCTCAAGCGCGAGGAGTGCTCTCGACTCTTTCCTGCAGGCCGGATATActcgcaagcgttccacctcgcaGGGCAGGGCTTCTTCCTCTCAGCTCACTGTAACATGGAGCAGCAAAGCACGTTCTACTGCTTTGGCCTCTTCCTGGGGATGCAGGAGAAGGGCTCAATGAGCGTGACCGTGGACTATGAGTTTGCTGCAAGGACGAGACCATCTGGCGAGTTTGTGAGCAAGTACAAGGGTAACTACACATTCACCGGTGGAAAGGCAGTTGGGTACAGGAATCTCTTTGCAATCCCATGGCAGACGTTCATGGCCGATGACAGCCTCTTCTTCATCGACGGGATGCTGCATCTGAGAGCCGAGCTTACAATAAAGCAACCCTAG
- the LOC136476171 gene encoding uncharacterized protein has product MAEKPPLPPKPKPPLPSKPRPKAAPAAARPTTTTTTPAPGSRPAPAPPFKKPTLAPPPQVLPLKPPPAHQYRQQQHPGGARKQPRPPYRQHPPQHRRGGGGGCSYRRACCLATGLALLTLCLALAAACLAYLYYRPRAPSFHLQPLSPVRLRLGGDNGSSSAAVSAMDATVGARVVSWNPNERVAFRYGDGEGRVALRDADGGVELGWAPVRGFAHAPRTVGTVAFVATARGVVLDEGVAARVRDRYRRRQQGFSVVVDAHVGVRVGALRTGMVPIRLLCDDGVMAPRAAAGSGSSADGAVVGPMSKCQVLLFRVRWFSLN; this is encoded by the exons ATGGCCGAGAAGCCGCCTCTGCCGCCCAAGCCCAAGCCTCCCCTGCCGTCCAAGCCAAGGCCCAAGGCGGCACCCGCGGCGGCAAGgccgacaacgacgacgacgacgccggcCCCCGGCAGCAGGCCGGCGCCCGCGCCGCCTTTCAAGAAGCCCacgctcgcgccgccgccgcaggtgCTCCCGCTGAAACCACCGCCGGCGCACCAGTACCGGCAGCAGCAGCACCCGGGCGGCGCGCGGAAGCAGCCGCGGCCGCCGTACCGCCAGCATCCGCCGCAGcaccgccgcggcggcggaggcgggtgCTCGTACCGCCGCGCGTGCTGCCTGGCCACGGGGCTCGCCCTGCTCACGCTCTGCCTGGCGCTCGCCGCCGCCTGCCTGGCGTACCTCTACTACCGCCCGCGCGCGCCGTCGTTCCACCTGCAACCTCTCTCCCCCGTGCGCCTCCGCCTCGGCGGCGACAACGGCAGCTCCTCcgccgccgtgtccgccatggacgCCACCGTGGGCGCGCGCGTCGTGTCGTGGAACCCCAACGAGCGGGTCGCGTTCCGgtacggcgacggcgagggccgCGTCGCGCTGCGCGACGCCGACGGCGGCGTCGAGCTGGGCTGGGCGCCCGTGCGCGGGTTCGCGCACGCGCCGCGCACCGTCGGCACCGTCGCGTTCGTGGCCACCGCCAGGGGCGTCGTGCTGGACGAGGGCGTCGCGGCGCGCGTCCGCGACAGGTACCGACGCCGGCAGCAGGGGTTCAGTGTCGTCGTGGACGCCCACGTCGGCGTCCGCGTCGGGGCGCTGCGGACGGGCATGGTGCCGATCAGGCTGCTCTGCGACGACGGCGTGATGGCGCCCCGCGCCGCCGCGGGGTCGGGGTCGTCGGCCGACGGGGCCGTCGTGGGGCCCATGAGCAAGTGTCAGGTGCTCCTGTTTAGAGTAAGATG GTTTAGCCTGAACTGA
- the LOC136476172 gene encoding nuclear ribonuclease Z-like — MAKSGESTVEVASSSSSPLTPASASATRLKAKHRMEIEGYPVDGVSIGGQETCVIFPTLSLAFDIGRCPQRAVSQEFLFVSHGHLDHIGGLPMYVATRGLFRLRPPTIFVPACLRDLVERLFEVHRAIDQSELNHNLVPLEVGEEYEFRRDLKVRAFRTYHTIPSQGYVIYSVKQKLKQEFVGLPGSEIKQLKLSGVEITNTVSTPEIAFTGDTTADFILDPDNADVLQAKILVVESTFLDDFISVQHAREYGHTHLSEIASQSDNLGNKAILLIHFSARYTTEEIDVAINRLPPSFRSRVYALKEGF, encoded by the exons ATGGCGAAAAGCGGCGAGTCCACGGTGGAGGTTGCGTCCTCCAGCTCCTCTCCTCTTACTCCCGCTTCCGCGTCGGCTACGAGGCTGAAGGCGAAACACCGTATGGAGATCGAGGGGTACCCAGTGGATGGCGTCTCCATCGGCGGCCAAGAGACCTGCGTCATCTTCCCGACGCTGAGCCTCGCCTTCGACATCGGCAGGTGCCCGCAGCGCGCCGTCTCGCAGGAGTTCCTCTTCGTCTCCCACGGGCACCTGGACCACATCGGGGGCCTTCCCATGTACGTGGCCACGCGGGGGCTCTTCAGGCTGCGTCCGCCCACCATCTTCGTCCCGGCGTGCCTCCGGGACCTCGTGGAGCGGCTCTTTGAGGTGCACCGCGCCATAGACCAGTCCGAGCTCAACCACAACCTGGTCCCCCTCGAGGTCGGGGAGGAGTACGAGTTCAGGAGGGACCTCAAGGTCAGGGCTTTCAGGACCTACCACACAATACCCAGCCAG GGGTATGTGATATACTCGGTGAAGCAGAAGCTTAAGCAGGAGTTCGTTGGCCTACCAGGGAGCGAGATCAAGCAGCTCAAGCTATCAGGTGTGGAG ATCACGAATACGGTGTCCACCCCTGAAATTGCTTTCACGGGAGATACAACAGCAGATTTCATTCTTGATCCGGATAATGCAGATGTGCTGCAGGCAAAAATTCTTGTTGTGGAG AGTACTTTTCTAGATGACTTCATTTCAGTTCAGCATGCAAGAGAATATGGGCACACACATTTATCTGAG ATAGCAAGTCAGTCCGACAATCTTGGAAACAAAGCTATTCTACTGATCCACTTTTCTGCACGTTATACTACAGAG GAAATTGATGTGGCAATAAACAGATTGCCACCGTCTTTCCGTAGCAGAGTTTATGCCTTGAAGGAAGGCTTCTAA